The following proteins are co-located in the Apium graveolens cultivar Ventura chromosome 5, ASM990537v1, whole genome shotgun sequence genome:
- the LOC141660518 gene encoding uncharacterized protein LOC141660518 has translation MTSSVPILQLTSNQPSESATPVFPPFYPAQARTFNMNIKDAIRSSEVMAGTLLVNNVNAKVLFDSGATRSFISESFIGKLNYEIKLLVEPLSIIVANQEQVPVKSICPRCKVEISGYSFPASLIPFQLGEFDILLRMDWLAEHGAQIDCKKKKVILKSPQGKKVEFKGQKQVKTFLTMIQAKKLLRQGCEGYLAHIIDKSKETPNIEYILIVSEFLDVFPDELPE, from the coding sequence ATGACATCTTCAGTTCCAATTCTTCAACTAACTTCAAATCAACCTTCTGAATCTGCAACTCCAGTGTTTCCTCCTTTCTATCCTGCTCAGGCCCGGACATTCAACATGAATATCAAGGATGCTATTCGGAGTTCTGAAGTTATGGCAGGTACACTTTTGGTCAACAACGTCAATGCTAAAGTGTTATTTGATTCCGGAGCAACTAGATCTTTCATATCTGAATCTTTTATTGGAAAGTTAAATTATGAAATTAAACTGTTAGTTGAACCTCTATCTATCATTGTGGCTAATCAAGAACAAGTACCTGTTAAAAGTATTTGCCCCCGGTGTAAAGTAGAGATTTCAGGCTATAGTTTCCCTGCTTCCCTTATACCTTTTCAactaggagaatttgacattttattaagaatggattggttagcgGAACATGGTGCTCAAATagattgtaagaagaagaaagtgattcttAAATCCCCTCAAGGAAAGAAGGTAGAGTTTAAAGGACAGAAACAAGTTAAAACATTTTTGACGATGATTCAAGCGAAAAAGttgttaagacaaggatgtgaaggGTACTTGGCTCATATAATTGATAAATCTAAGGAAACTCCGAATATAGAATATATCCTGATAGTTAGCGAATTTCTCGATGTATTTCCGGACGAACTTCCTGAATAA